A stretch of the Vigna radiata var. radiata cultivar VC1973A chromosome 9, Vradiata_ver6, whole genome shotgun sequence genome encodes the following:
- the LOC106773836 gene encoding SPX domain-containing protein 3 encodes MKFGKRLKQQIQESLPEWRDKYLSYKELKKLVRLISEAPTLLNGSLEYGKTEAEFICLLNNEIDKFNGFFMEKEEDFIIRHLEVQQRIKRVVDLWGPNGREPSKADYKEEMGKIRKAIVDFHGEMVLLVNYSNINYTGLAKILKKYDKRTGGLLRLPFIQKVLEQPFFTTDLISKLVKECECIIDAVFPAEEEAERAKEAKEAITVAGEGIFRNTVAALLTMQEIRKGSSTQSPFSLPPLNLPDSDLIQSIQLNATVPIV; translated from the exons ATGAAGTTTGGAAAGAGACTGAAGCAACAGATTCAAGAGTCCTTGCCGGAGTGGAGGGACAAGTACTTGTCGTACAAGGAATTGAAGAAGCTCGTGCGTCTCATATCGGAGGCACCAACGTTGTTGAACGGTTCCTTGGAATATGGAAAAACCGAGGCTGAGTTCATTTGCTTGTTGAACAATGAAATAGACAAGTTCAATGGCTTCTTCATGGAGAAAGAAGAGGATTTCATCATTCGACACTTG GAAGTACAACAGAGAATCAAGAGAGTAGTTGATTTATGGGGGCCAAATGGTAGAGAACCTTCAAAAGCAGATTATAAAGAAGAGATGGGAAAAATCAGAAAAGCTATAGTGGATTTCCACGGTGAAATGGTTCTCTTAGTAAATTACAGCAACATCAATTACACAG GATTGGCTAAAATTCTGAAGAAATATGACAAGAGAACAGGGGGGCTTCTGCGTTTGCCGTTCATTCAGAAAGTGCTGGAGCAGCCCTTTTTCACAACAGATCTAATTTCAAAACTTGTGAAGGAATGTGAATGCATAATTGATGCAGTGTTCCCTGCTGAGGAAGAAGCAGAAAGGGCAAAGGAAGCAAAAGAGGCCATCACAGTTGCAGGAGAAGGAATATTCAGAAACACAGTTGCAGCTTTACTTACAATGCAAGAGATCAGAAAAGGTAGCTCCACTCAGAGTCCTTTTTCTCTGCCTCCCCTCAACTTGCCTGACTCTGATCTCATCCAATCAATTCAGCTCAATGCTACAGTTCCCATTGTGTAG